Genomic segment of Andrena cerasifolii isolate SP2316 chromosome 16, iyAndCera1_principal, whole genome shotgun sequence:
AGTTCAACGCTATTAGTATCCCCCTTGCTATTTCTAAAGCTCAGTCATGCAAATGGAGAAGTCATTAACAAACGAACCAGGAGAAgatgctgttgttgctgttgcctAGGCATCGGCGCAATTCCACGCGATGATCGGGTTGCGTACGACGTGGGCGGTTCTCCTGTTGGCCCAGCGCTACTAATCGCCTCGGattgctgctgttgctgattCGTGGGCGCAGCTGCTTGCGCCTGTCTAGGGACTTCTACGCTCGTGGAATCTTCTCCCATTATAATCTCAACCTCGTTATTATCCCTTTCTACTTCTGCCTCAACTTCATAAGgcatctcctcctcctcctccatctCTTCATATGGATCGTTATCAAATTCTTCCTCCTCCGGCGCTTGATGGTTACCGCCTCCTTCACCTTCATCACAGTCGACCACAACCACGCAACCTTCTTCTACCTCTTCGTCCTGGTCCCGTTGGCTTGACGTTGGTACCTGAAGATTTAATCAATACATCATGCTTGGAATAGGTAATTACTGTCTGATACGTGTCGAGTGATCGGGATCTAAATTCACCTGGTACTCGATCTCTGAAGCACTTGCGCTGGCGGGCATCTCTTGCCTGGTCCGTTTACTTTTGGGGCTCAACGCTTGCTCCTGTCTACTATGATCCACTCCCTCCACGATTCCCGAGCCAGATGCCGTGGAATCAAGGGCCCTGGGTCGCTTATGCCCCGTAGAAACTTGCGACGTGCTCACCGACTGAGTCGAGCTGCTAGCCACAGTTTGCTGTTGGTCGCTCGCTGCagcctgctgctgctgctgctgctcgaCTCTTGGGCTGACCAACGCGACagtctgctgctgctgctgctgttgctgctgctggcaTTGCTGTTGCTGCGCGTTTAGCGTCTCTGCACTCTCTGGATCCTCTCTCTGCGTCGATTCCGCCGACTCGCTTAACTGCGGCTGTACAACGAGCTGCCGTAAAGTACTGGGCGTTGTCTGCGACGAACTGCTGGTGCTGGCTGGCTGAAAATCTGGAAGACTACTAGTCGGCGAGCTTGTTTCGGTAGTGTGCACTACCTGCTGCTGAGGCTGCTGTTGCTGGTGAGGCGCAACCATCACTGGTGCACTAGCAGTTGTTGGCAAAACGGCAGCTGTTCTGGATTGCACCACCACGCTCATGGGACGAATACTCGCTAATGGAGTTTCAGCACGAGCGGACATTGGTTTAATGTTAGCCGTCGGTGGTTCCGTGGTCGCGCTAACACCACTAACGCCAGCTAATTGTCGCTGTAATTGAGTGATTCTTTGCACAAGTGTTTCCTTCTCTGCCTGGATCTCTGACTTCTCGTGCTCCAGGCGGGAGATTCTACCTTCCATTTGGGACTTGAGAGCTACCACCCTAGCGTCATGCTCAGCGGTATCCGACTCAGTACCGCCAGATTCGAGTTTCGTCTTCAGATCAAGCAATTCCTTCTCGCACATCTTCTTCGATTCCGTCAACTGCATGATCTTTGTTCTCGCGCCTTTCAACACCTGCTTCGCGCGCTCCTCCTTCTCTACGCTTGTTTTGTTCATCGTGTCGATTTCTTTCTTAAACGTGTCTGCTTCGGTCTGCGCGATAACTATTTGACGAGACAATTCGTCGATCTTCGAAGTCAGCTCGAGATTCGCTTGACGTAATTCTACGCGACCCTCTTCGCGCAATTGATCCTCGCGCTCCTGCGTTGTCTGGGCAGCGTCTTCGCTTCCTGAAGTACCAGCCGCGATTCGAGACTCCTCCGATTTAGCTTTCTCTTCCTCCACGGTTTTCGCAAGCTCCTCGAATTGGgtcttgtatttctttgctatCTTTCTGATCTGAATTTCCTTGTTCTTGATGTCATTCAAAACTGCTTCTTTCTCGCCAAGCTCTTTCCTCAGTGTCGCCAAATCTTTAGCTTTAGAAACGGAATCGGCGAGAGCTTCGTTCAAGTCCTGACCTAATTTACGCGCCTCTTCGCAAACCTTTTGAACTTGCTCCCCTTGAGTTTGGAGCTGCTTCTGAAGCTGCATCAATTGTTCCTCCAATTTAGTTTTCTCTGTCTTCAACTGATTAAATTCTTCTGCGCGCTTGGCATGCGTTTCGCGTTCAGATGTGAGCAGCTTGCTAAGATTCTCGCGTTCAGTTTGCAATCTACGCCAATCTTCCGGGCTCGTCTTGTTGGCCCTCTCCACCAACGTATTAGCTCTCTGCCTCCATCTGGTCGCTTCTGCTTTAAGACTTGTATTCTCCTGTAATAAAGCTTCGGTCTTCACCTGTAAGTCTCGCGATGTGTCTCGAAGTGGCACAACTTCTTCGGAAAGTGCTCCCACTTTTGCGGTAAGCTCTGAGACCTTCGCGCTCAAGCTGTCCCTTTCCTCTCTCAGAATCCTATTAGAGTCTGTGATCGCATTCAACGTTTCGACTTTCCGTAACAGCTCTGCGTGCTTAGACGTGGTCACTACGTCGATCTCTGACTTCTCTCGTTCCGAATTGAGAACACCTTCCGTTTCCTTCAATCTCTTCTCCAACACCTGTAACAGAAGATACATTAGTTAGCCAAATGGCAAATAACAATTTCGAAAACGCGATACTGACCTCTGCTTGAGATTTCAATCTAAGATTCTCCGCCCTGAGGACATCAAACTTCGCTACAGCTAAATCTTTCTCGCGTCTCAGATATTTCATAACTCTCAGCAATTGTTCCGCCGATTTAGAATCATCTTCAAGCCCGCTGAAACTACGATTCATCGCTTCTAAACTAGTATCGGGACTTTCCTGTTCGCTTATCTTCGATTGTTGGCTGTGCATGATCGCAGTTTTGTCGCTCAACTCTTGAATTTGATTATGCAAAATCGAATTCTGCGAATCCAGATCGTTTATTCTCTGTTGCAGTTCCTGCATCTCTTCGAACAGCTTCTTCTCCCTTTCTTGGCAAGCTGTTTTACCAAGCTCTAAAGCTTCGACGGCTGAATTCCTTTCATGTGTTAGAACTGTTATCCTCTGCTCTACTGTTTGGGCCTCTTCTTTTAGCTTCGCTAACGTTTGCAGATCTGCTGAATGCAGTACCATCTCTCTAGCGTATTTCTCTTCGGCTTCCATCGCTGTTACCGAAGCGCTATGTAAATCACTTTTTATAATCTCCAATTCTCCCTTAACTTCGTCTAATTCTTCAAGCTTTCTCTCCGCATCGGCTAATTTCTCTCTTAATTCCGAGTCGGTTTCTTGTCTGCCGTTAGAAACTTTCGTCAGCTCTTCCCCTAATTCCTGCACTCTCTTCTGCAGAGACATTACTTCTACGCGTGCTTCTTTCAGAGCGGTTTCCAACTCCTCTTTACATTTATTGTGCTGCGCCGTTAGTTCTCTTAATTGCGTCTCCGCGCTCTCCGCTATGTCGCAGTACTGCTGGCTCTGCTGCCTCGACGCTTTCAATTGTTCTGACAGAGATTTCGCTTCTACCTGTGTTGATGCGAGCTGCATCTCGAGTTCCTTTAATCTCTTCACGAGATTTTCGTCACCGTTGTAAGGTTTCGATATCGAATGAGAAGCGGCTTGTCTGAGCTTAGCTTGCAGTTCTTCTACGCGCTGCGCATTTTGGGACTCAGATTGACGTGTTTGCTCCAATTCTGCGCGAATCTGTTCGGAGATATTGCGCTCTTCTGTCAGCCGTTCCTGTGCTGTGGCTAGTTGCCTTTCTAAATGGGCGGATAATTCTCTGAATCGGTCCTGCTCCTCCTGCAATCGTCGTCTCAAAGCTGCGCACTCTCTTGTAGCATCGTCTAAACGTTGTTCAGCGCGTAGCTGACCCTCGGCCTGAACACGCTCCAAACTAGCTTTGATGGATTCGACGTCCGCTCGTAACAAAGCTTGCGTTTGGCGTTCCCTTTGGAATACTTCGCGTTCTTTTAAAAGCCGTCCCTCGGAATCACGTAAAAGTTGTCTTTCCTGTCGCATGTTTTCCAATTGTACTTCAGCACGAGACAAACGCGTTTGAGCCGCCAAAGTTTCATCCTTTAAGATCATTAAACTTTGCTCGTGCTTGCCGATTGTCACGTTATAATTAAAACACTTCTCCTCGAGAACTTTTATCTGGGATTTGTAAGATGCAACGTTTGCTTGCAAAAGGTTAAACCTATCGTTGGCTGAATCTAATTGCGCTTTTAATCTGCAGCATCTAGCTGAACTTGCTTCTGCCTCCTTTCTAAGTCTCTCGACCTCTTCTTCCAACATTCGTTCGTGCGCGGCTCTTTCCTTTCTGTAGGTGTCATACTCATCTGTAACTTGTTTCAATTTAGCTTCGCATTCTGTCAGCTGCCTTTCCAATTCTTTCTCTTTGTTAACTTCGTCCTGGGTGGTTTTCGCCGCCTCGTCTGTAGTAGACCTTTCTTCGTTCACTACTTTCGCGTCTTCTTCCTGAGTAGCAAGAGGTTCTTTCTTGTCTGACACGTTCGTCTGCTTCAGACATTGCtgatacatatttttatacatatctcGCTGCCTCAGAAGGCCTTCCAACATTTTCGCTTGCCTGTCTTGAGCAGCTTGCATGTCCTCCAGCTGCTCTAGATATCTATCCAATTTCTCTTTCATCTCCCCAGAATTGATTTCATCAGTCGCCCTCTCGATCTCTTCCTGCCTCGACGATAACGTACGAACTATCGACAGCAGCTTCTGATTATTTTCTTgcagttcttcaatatctttGAAAGTGACCAATTTTTTACTAATAATTTCGGACGAAGCAAGATGATCTATGTCCATCGAATTTGAGAAATCGCTGGCGTGGAGAGCCGTGCCACTTCTATTCTCTTGCACTTCCTTCAAGAGGAAGCACACCTGAAGCAGAATAAGATTAACACATGCGAGTTTACGCCGAGAGACATGTAACTCAAATACAATCCTAATTTTCACATACCTGTCTGGCTAAATCTGACAATtccgttttcaatatttgattttctttaGTATGGTGTTTAGCAATGCGATTCGCTTCGTCTGCCGTTTCCTGCAGCCTATGATTCTCCGCCAAAAGTTCGTCTAATCTTGATGTAAGCGTCGTGATATTGGCCATGGCAGTTTCGTAATCTTCGCGTTGTTGCTGCAAAACAGGTGCTTTCTCTTCTAGTTCACGTAAAATCACATCCATCTGAGACTTCAGGCGCTCGATCTCCTCACGTTCCGACGTCAGCTCATTCATCGTGTCAACTAATTGTGTATAGATCTGGGTAAGACTCAATCCTTTCCTGAGCACGCGGCTAGCTATGGCTGCTGTTGGCGCGAGCTGTTCGACAGCTTGATCTAATCTCtcttgtttaatatttttaagcaaCTCGTTTGCGTGATTTAATTCTTTCGAAAGTTCGTCTATCTTCTGTTCTTTTTCTTCCAAGTCCTGTTTGTGCTGTAACTGAAGCTGATTGTGCGTGGTCTCTAGCGTTCCGTACTGGTCAGTGGCATGCTCTAGCAATTCCTGGAGCTCTTTAACCGCGTTACTATATTCTTCAGCTTTTGCATTCGCTTCATCGGCCATTCCTTTATAAAGATCTGCGAGTCTGGTTTGAGCGCTAATTTCTTCTCTGTAATTACCATGCATAGATATTTCATGGATGCGCTGATCCTCCAGTTTCTGGGTGAGTTCGTCGCAACGTCTTTGAAGAGACGCAAAAGTCTCTCGCATCTGTGCAGTCGCATCATTAGCAATGCGCAATTCCTCCTCACGCTGTGCCAAACGCGTATCCGTTAACAGAGCTCGCGCAGATGATTCCGCTCTCGTCGCTTGCAATTCCGACATTCTTTTCGCCAATTCTTCCTCGAGGCTTGCCATTTGTTGCGAAAGTAAAGTTCTCTCGTGTTCCAGTCGCTTTTCCCTAAAACAATTCACGTGATATATTCGCCGAAGAAACTTGCATCTCTTATTTACTTCGCTGAGATGCATACTTAAATTCAAGAGTCATATCGCGACTTCGAATTTCCTCCGTTTCTGTTAGAGCTTGACATTTTGCAGCAACAGCATTTTGTAACTGCGTCCCTAAGGAAGACAATTCAGTATGCATTCTTTCGATCTCCGTATCTCGCCGTTCAACTTGCAGTTGCAATGCATCTCTCTCATCCACCACTGAATTTCTATGCCTACGTAAATCTGCATTATCTTTCTCGAGCCTGTAACAGTAAATATCAAATTGAATATTACATCCATCGTAAATTGTATACCCTTTAAAAATATACCTTTTAACAGTGTCCTGTAACTTGTGTATTTCACTCTTGGCTTCATCTAAATTAGTTTGCAACTCGGAGGTATATTTTTCTGCTAAATCCAATTTCCCTTTACATTCTTCAAAATCTGATTTCTCCTCGGCTAAATCCTTTTGCAACTTCTCCAAAGTTTGATCTAAAACATTGCGAAATAGTTACAAAATTCTTATTACCAGCTTTCAGTTAATTCTGATATACGAATTTTATTCGGGTAGGAAAGGAACCATTGAAAAGTGCGATATCTCTTTATTTCAAGTCCTCTAATTTGTATAACGTTACTAGGACGGATCCTCATATTTGTACACTAAAGAATGAATCGCTCGTATCTGTGAGAAAGTATTCGGCGTACATAAGCCGTTCAACGAGCGCGGCAACATCCGTAACAGAAGGAGGTTAACACCTCTATGTAAATAAACCGGCTGATCGTTATTACAAGAAAAACTGCGAAATCCGACTCGAACCTACCGCAGCTTTTCCTATTAGTCTCGAAAACCGCTTTAGCAGTAATGTACTGTTCGAATTTATCGTTGAAATGCGCGTTTAGTTTCTTAACTAATCCATCCGGGATTTGCGTCAATTCTTCGTCAGTTAAAACATCTCGTAACGCATTGTGCTCGTTCTCTTCTGTTTTTTCCATCTTCCCTCAGTGAAATGTAACTTATAAACCGAGCAGATCTCTCTTCAATGCTGAATCCGTGCTCCGTGAATAGCTGTACTCGATCGAAGGCACATTTGATAACACTTTCAATAATCTATTCGCCTTCCTCCTTCGGCCTCCTTCGTAAATCACTGTGGGCTTTATCGAACTGACGCGGCTTACTACACTACCAGCCCAAGCGTTCTGATCAGCCGAAACTGCCGAACTAACAATAAGCGCTAGTGTGCTATTTCCTTTTAAACTGCGTTGGTAATTAAACCACCTTGAAATTCGCTTTTATTAATTTATGTCGTAGATCTGCGTAAACGGCATGTAAAATATCCCGGAGATGAACGTTGCTTTAAGTGGAATACGTTCttacttcttttttaattcagTATTTCTTTGTTCCGCCGTTCCCGCGAGCCCAATATTGAATCAACAACTTCCTGCTTTTTTTACGAAATCCTTTTTAATTATAAGAATTTTTCACTTAGCGTGTGCAGACATATATTTCTGACTTTATACGACTCTCCTTCCTGTAAAACCATTGTATTTTCGATAATACGTGCGTTTTGGTAACCGCCATAGAACGAATCCAAGGGCTAGAATGTCGACCGGTGTtcttatcgttgtttcgttagtggCGATCGAAAGGAAATGTACACACAGACGTAtgtgaattatattttgaacatTTATCAGAGGAAGAGCGTATTTCCCTGTATTAGATTAATGAAAAGTAATTAGCCCGCGAAATATGCTTCTGTCAAAGAcgaatacttttctgaagtcAAAGACTCTTGTCGGATATATTGATATTTCTAATGTTAGCATCACACAGGGGAAACAATGTGTAAATGGACTGAGGACATGTAACCatagttattatacaaataTCGATACCAGACGTTTAGTTTTCACATCATACTGCAACAATAAGAGAGTTAATAGAACAGATGGCCTCTGTACGCCTACGAAAGAAAATGTTTCACAGCGGTTGAGTATCAGCAGAACATTCTGTTCGGTACACGTGCCAAAGGACGCTGATGTCTTCGGAGATCTTGCACACGAGAAATATGAGAGGGTTGAGatggatgaagaagaagaaaaagaagaaagatatACAGAAAACGATGCCAAGGTTCCAAAGTGGAGAAAGTTAAGTCCTGGCCAATATTCTAAACTTATCAAGTCTCATATCGAGAAAGGAAACTTGAAACTGGCGTTAGGTGTGTTAGATCTGGTGAAAGAAAATCGTGACCAGCCTAACTTATATATGTACAGTCTTTTAATTCGGGCACATGCTGTGCAAGGAGATATAAAGCAATGCTTTAAGCTatacaataaaatgaaaaaacgcgCTCTACTTCCTAACGCGGCGATatataatagtttaattaatGCCTGCGCTGTATCCAAAGATACAACGAGTGCATTAGAACACTTGCATTACCTGAGGCAACTTTTCTATGAGAAAAGCGTCGTTTTAAACGAGATTCATTACATAACTCTTATTAAAGCTTACAGTTGGCATCATAAAGTCGAAGCTGCTTTTGAAATAGCAGATGAAGCGAGGGATAAAGGTCTCGTTACAAGCGATTTATACGCTTGTTTATTTCATGCTGCGATCAGTGATGAAGAGAATGGATTAAAATATGCTTTAACTCTGTGGCATAAGATGAGAATAAACAGAGTAAAGCCAACTGTAATTCACTACAATCTTCTTTTAAGAGCCATCAGAGATACAAAGTTCGGGGAACTAAAAGTAAATGATACCTTATTACCAGGATTGCCGGATACCCAAATCCAACTTAATGCTACTGGAAAACCTGATTTGTTAGATCACCCGCCAGCTGTAACTACTTTCTTTTTTGTGGCCAATCAAAAGCAGTTGCAAAGCAAGTCCGGGAAGTTTGTGTCGGAGGACAATGAGCTATCAGAAACAGATGAGAAACTCGCAGTGTCATCTCAAAGTTTGAACGATGTATTACAGCAAAATCGATTGATCCTATTCGGTggattagaaaaattattaaaccGGATGAAAAGCGATAATGTAACACCTGATATTAAAACAACAACATTGCTCCTAGAATTAATTCCACCCACAGTACAAGCAGAAACATATTTTCTCAAATATATTGAGAAGCTAAATATTAAAGTAGATATCACTTTCTATAACATCCTTATTAAGAAGAGAAGCAATAGAAATGCGTATAAAGAGGCGAAAGTAAGTTGTTATTTTATTGAACAATTGGTAATGCAGTCTGCTATTTGAATATTGTAACATTAATTCATATTTTAATGCAGGAGGTTCTTTATGAAGTACAAAAGCATCATCTTACGCCAAATGTTATAACTTTTGGAGTACTCGCCCTTGGGTGCACCCAACTTAATGATGGAATGGAACTGTTAGAACAAATGAATAATATTGGTTATGAAGTAAATACTACAATTTTGGGGACGCTAATACACAGGGCGGCGTACCATAAAGACTTTCGCTATTTAAAATTTCTGATGGATTATATGTTGGAAAGCGAAATTAAACCATCCACCTTTATATTAGACACTTTAACAAAATTTGAGAGGCTGATATTAGCACTTCTAAAAAAGAAGGTGCGTAAATTATTCTCAGAATCACTTCAAACTTATGTTATTTACgatgatatatttttatttcagactaGATACAATCGTAAAGAACTAAGGACGCTAGAGAAAGACTATAACcattttaaactattttacGATGAATGGAATGAGAAAGTACAAAGAGAGGACATTGCTAAACTCTCATAGTAATCTACTTTGAACATAATTATAAAAGGACGAATGTACAGTTGAAATTAATAGCATTGTAAGTAAACGAGAAATAGTTTAGAGATTCATCTTTGATAAGGTAGTATCACGAAGCGTCGAAGCCTCGAAACCCAAGGaggtttcgagtttcgaaactgcactttttttcgtgattcgaaactctcgGAAGCCAAATaaggaaaagtataaaatcaatgaataaagaatcgAAATGAATACTCGAtcgtatttattattaaaaagttattaattacgTTACAACCCGTAAGTTACAAAATCAACATTATCGATAGACATTACGTCTTTCTAAAATTGTAAGTTACTGAATTTAGCGAAGATAAGGAGGCCGAGTTTCTTGCGCCCAAGGCCGGCTCCTCGTTCCTGAATTAATCGCACGTGAAGGGCAGGTTCCGCGGATACTAAGTTTGTTGTAACCCGTAGGTCCTGTTGGTTGCGCTCCGCACGTTTCCAACGCTACGAAGTCATCGACATGAAGAGATGGAGGGCGGGAGGTGTTGGGCGGCCTGGATCTAAATGGATCCGCGCCTCTGCCCACGCCTCCCACAACTGGACCACCTCTTAAAGAATTGGAAAATTGTGTTCTACCTCGCATGGGCGTAACTGCAAAAAAAAGCAAcagggaaaagaaaagaaaagttaTTAGAAGATATCTAGGTATATGAGACTTTTGTACCATACTACAGATTTCTAGCTATAATATGATAGTTacgtaataaatttatatttctaactcACCAAATGGTTGTTTCACTTTAGAAACAGGAGATGTTGATTGCTTCTGAATGTCTCTAGTTTCTTGATCGTCAGTTTGAGTCTTCGATTGTAACGGCTGCGTAGCATCATCGGGCGGCGCCTTTAAGCACAGATTCTGAGCTTCTGCTAATAAATTAAACTCAACCGGCAGTAGATCAGCCGCGAGAGTCAGTAAGTCCACAGTGTTCTCGTTCGATGCTTGACTGGGTGACATAAATGCAAATTTCTTTGGTCGTTTAGAAACAAGATCCGGAGTTCCCAAGCATCGCTGAGAGAATTGATTTAATAGAGCTTCTGGTGTTGGCAATAATGGTTCTAGCATTTCCGGGATCGGCTCTTTCTCTTCTTTATCCTCAGCCGACTTCAGAATTTCCAGCAATTCTTGTGCTCTTTTTATCTTCTCCAAAGGATGATCATTTTTATCCCACGATATTAGAGACGCCAGTTGCTGTACACGTAAATACAAAGACCTTCCCTGTGATTCAGATGCAATTAGATTTTCTAGGAACGTTATAGTTAAATCCACAGCGGGTTGAGCTTCAGGATCCTCCAGTACAGAAATATGCTCTAATAACGATCGCAACGCGTCGGGATTATTTTCTAAACAGCTCTTTACATGATATAAACCATAGTTATGACTACTAAGAGATAACAGTATGCGAAGGGTACTTTGTAGTATCTCGGCTTCGAATTTTGTACTAGTCGCTAATATATCGATGAGCGCTGCCAGAATAGGTAACAGCGGCTCCTTACTTGGTACTGAATGCGTTAGCCTTTTCTCGAGCGGTTCATTTACATCTTCTTGCATGAGACTCAGCGTGCAGTCGCACAATGTTTCGAAAATATCGAGGATCTCGTACTGCGTTCTAATATCACTTGTATTTTTCAGCGCTGTGCACATCATTTCGATAACAGGTGGATATTTCTGATCCGACTTCACTTGGGCTCTAGATGCAGGACTAGTTAAAGTTAATAAAGTAGCTTTCATAGGCGCGTGCCTCGCGAGCTCGCTAAGCAGCGCGAGGATTAGCACATTATTTTCTAAGGGGGTGGCAGCTATTATACCATCTAACAAGCATCTACCTACGAGTAACGCCGTGGGTGCTGCTAAGTCACTTAATTGCTTGCACACTTTTGAAAGCAGGACTAATAAATCATTGTTCCAGCTGGCGCAAAGCAgtcgcaaagtttcagttaaat
This window contains:
- the Mgtor gene encoding nuclear basket protein megator, translating into MEKTEENEHNALRDVLTDEELTQIPDGLVKKLNAHFNDKFEQYITAKAVFETNRKSCDQTLEKLQKDLAEEKSDFEECKGKLDLAEKYTSELQTNLDEAKSEIHKLQDTVKRLEKDNADLRRHRNSVVDERDALQLQVERRDTEIERMHTELSSLGTQLQNAVAAKCQALTETEEIRSRDMTLEFKEKRLEHERTLLSQQMASLEEELAKRMSELQATRAESSARALLTDTRLAQREEELRIANDATAQMRETFASLQRRCDELTQKLEDQRIHEISMHGNYREEISAQTRLADLYKGMADEANAKAEEYSNAVKELQELLEHATDQYGTLETTHNQLQLQHKQDLEEKEQKIDELSKELNHANELLKNIKQERLDQAVEQLAPTAAIASRVLRKGLSLTQIYTQLVDTMNELTSEREEIERLKSQMDVILRELEEKAPVLQQQREDYETAMANITTLTSRLDELLAENHRLQETADEANRIAKHHTKENQILKTELSDLARQVCFLLKEVQENRSGTALHASDFSNSMDIDHLASSEIISKKLVTFKDIEELQENNQKLLSIVRTLSSRQEEIERATDEINSGEMKEKLDRYLEQLEDMQAAQDRQAKMLEGLLRQRDMYKNMYQQCLKQTNVSDKKEPLATQEEDAKVVNEERSTTDEAAKTTQDEVNKEKELERQLTECEAKLKQVTDEYDTYRKERAAHERMLEEEVERLRKEAEASSARCCRLKAQLDSANDRFNLLQANVASYKSQIKVLEEKCFNYNVTIGKHEQSLMILKDETLAAQTRLSRAEVQLENMRQERQLLRDSEGRLLKEREVFQRERQTQALLRADVESIKASLERVQAEGQLRAEQRLDDATRECAALRRRLQEEQDRFRELSAHLERQLATAQERLTEERNISEQIRAELEQTRQSESQNAQRVEELQAKLRQAASHSISKPYNGDENLVKRLKELEMQLASTQVEAKSLSEQLKASRQQSQQYCDIAESAETQLRELTAQHNKCKEELETALKEARVEVMSLQKRVQELGEELTKVSNGRQETDSELREKLADAERKLEELDEVKGELEIIKSDLHSASVTAMEAEEKYAREMVLHSADLQTLAKLKEEAQTVEQRITVLTHERNSAVEALELGKTACQEREKKLFEEMQELQQRINDLDSQNSILHNQIQELSDKTAIMHSQQSKISEQESPDTSLEAMNRSFSGLEDDSKSAEQLLRVMKYLRREKDLAVAKFDVLRAENLRLKSQAEVLEKRLKETEGVLNSEREKSEIDVVTTSKHAELLRKVETLNAITDSNRILREERDSLSAKVSELTAKVGALSEEVVPLRDTSRDLQVKTEALLQENTSLKAEATRWRQRANTLVERANKTSPEDWRRLQTERENLSKLLTSERETHAKRAEEFNQLKTEKTKLEEQLMQLQKQLQTQGEQVQKVCEEARKLGQDLNEALADSVSKAKDLATLRKELGEKEAVLNDIKNKEIQIRKIAKKYKTQFEELAKTVEEEKAKSEESRIAAGTSGSEDAAQTTQEREDQLREEGRVELRQANLELTSKIDELSRQIVIAQTEADTFKKEIDTMNKTSVEKEERAKQVLKGARTKIMQLTESKKMCEKELLDLKTKLESGGTESDTAEHDARVVALKSQMEGRISRLEHEKSEIQAEKETLVQRITQLQRQLAGVSGVSATTEPPTANIKPMSARAETPLASIRPMSVVVQSRTAAVLPTTASAPVMVAPHQQQQPQQQVVHTTETSSPTSSLPDFQPASTSSSSQTTPSTLRQLVVQPQLSESAESTQREDPESAETLNAQQQQCQQQQQQQQQQTVALVSPRVEQQQQQQAAASDQQQTVASSSTQSVSTSQVSTGHKRPRALDSTASGSGIVEGVDHSRQEQALSPKSKRTRQEMPASASASEIEYQVPTSSQRDQDEEVEEGCVVVVDCDEGEGGGNHQAPEEEEFDNDPYEEMEEEEEMPYEVEAEVERDNNEVEIIMGEDSTSVEVPRQAQAAAPTNQQQQQSEAISSAGPTGEPPTSYATRSSRGIAPMPRQQQQQHLLLPQQGYEDGGDDSIVPSTPTLFVPRRGDGFGEAVSSPQVPQGRFTFGDSSAPTTASSAPALSTLSGSAARTIFGSSSSNVTQAIQEIMDDTRMDLAQLEDGGTGRSVPTTPLQVSPAADLPPSTSSGPSEEQETPVSVTPVSVAGTTVSDTSEEPAIPSIRVVGVDDQQHSQTEIITEPISTTPTEGTSSESEKRMEEAGPLASGDDDAVDTGEGTEEQGGDIAEDEVEEESREAEASPSSNTRQRRAAVAAAAAGVAPSGTRTATARRSSRSPFRAARGNRPTPIVWESQSGRGQAASRGHAARGAHNETGRGRGSRGRRMRSKYPYARF
- the LOC143377547 gene encoding pentatricopeptide repeat-containing protein 1, mitochondrial, giving the protein MLLSKTNTFLKSKTLVGYIDISNVSITQGKQCVNGLRTCNHSYYTNIDTRRLVFTSYCNNKRVNRTDGLCTPTKENVSQRLSISRTFCSVHVPKDADVFGDLAHEKYERVEMDEEEEKEERYTENDAKVPKWRKLSPGQYSKLIKSHIEKGNLKLALGVLDLVKENRDQPNLYMYSLLIRAHAVQGDIKQCFKLYNKMKKRALLPNAAIYNSLINACAVSKDTTSALEHLHYLRQLFYEKSVVLNEIHYITLIKAYSWHHKVEAAFEIADEARDKGLVTSDLYACLFHAAISDEENGLKYALTLWHKMRINRVKPTVIHYNLLLRAIRDTKFGELKVNDTLLPGLPDTQIQLNATGKPDLLDHPPAVTTFFFVANQKQLQSKSGKFVSEDNELSETDEKLAVSSQSLNDVLQQNRLILFGGLEKLLNRMKSDNVTPDIKTTTLLLELIPPTVQAETYFLKYIEKLNIKVDITFYNILIKKRSNRNAYKEAKEVLYEVQKHHLTPNVITFGVLALGCTQLNDGMELLEQMNNIGYEVNTTILGTLIHRAAYHKDFRYLKFLMDYMLESEIKPSTFILDTLTKFERLILALLKKKTRYNRKELRTLEKDYNHFKLFYDEWNEKVQREDIAKLS